CGTCATCCTCAAAAAGAGAGTGAAGCTTCACAATATCAATTCCAAGACGCTCGCACAGAGCAATAGCTCCAATTTTTGCGCCATGACAAGTCCAATGTGTGTCAGTCACTCGAAAACTTCTATCTTTCGATGCTCTTAAAGCATCAAGAGGGTAAACACAGGGAAAATCATTCGGAATAAGTGCTAGAACGTCCTCAATCACCGTGTTTCGAGCTCGCTTGAGCGGGTGAAACTCTGGAACAACTGCCTCTTTTGAAGGGGCAATTAGAAGTGCAGCAGGAATCTTATATTTGCTCTGTAAATTCATGAAAGCCTGAAATACTCACGCCAAAGAAGCCTCTGCCTCCAACGTCAGCCGAATATCTCCAATATGCTGCGCTACACTCTTGTTTGGTGTCGTTATCCAGGAATAGCCATTTATTTTTGCCCACAAGAACTTTAAAAGGGCCATCAATCGATAAGTCGAACAAAGGCACTAACTCACCACCTGTCGCTACTTCGCGCGCCGAGATAGTCAACGAGCTTGTCTTTGGAAGTAACTTAAAGGAAAAACCTTGTTGTTTTTTTGAGTGTGCTGAAATGTCTATTTTTCTAGCATACGAAGAGAGGACATCATCCCGCTTCTTATTCAGCGGATACACAGTGTCTTCATCGTCTGAAAACAACAATTTCATAATCGCTATCAGCCAAGATCCAGCCGGAAAATAACAACCCTTCTTGAATTTCACGAAGTGAATATTTAACTTCTAACGGACTATCCAAATGACATTCAAAAAAAAGCCGGAAGTTGCACTTCATGCTTAGTAACGGAAATCGTGTACATCGAGCCTACTATCCTATTATTCTTTTTATGAAGCGCTGCAACTTTGCTTCCATTTCTGATGCTGCATATTGATTCGAAAAATTGCGGCTTTCTATGATTCGCGGTGAATATAAATGAGGCGCGTTCAAAACGTCTTTTAACGCCGAAATGACCGCCTGAGGATCTTGCCTTTTTACCAGAATGCCGCGTTCGTTGCTAATCAAATCAGAAAGCGCTCCCCATTCGTAACAAATCGCCAGTCTTCCCGCAGCCATCGCTTCTAGAACTGTTCTACCAAATGATTCTGCAAAGTGAGACAAGTTAAGCAAAACATCAATCTCCTTGAAAGCGAATTTCGGATCATCTACGTAACCGTGGATAGCTATATTACCTAAGCCGGAATTTGCCTCTAATAACTGAGTTAATTCTTCAGTTTTTGGACCAAACAAGTGAAACTGTATATTTGGGTTTTCACTGAACGCTTTTGCAATACTAAAGAAGTCCTGAATTCCCTTCTTCAATAAGTTACTACTCACCATTCCGACCCTAAGAGGTGCTTTCAGTTCGGAAACAGGCAGTTCCATGAGCTGTTCAGGAACGGCATTCGGCAGTACAATTCCTTCAGGATAACCTTGCAAGTATCGGTATACTAATTCCGAATTCGCAATGAAAAAATCTACATTCGTGTGTATATGCTCTCTAATCGTGTCCGGAGATGCGGCCAGCGCTCGACAAAGTTCGGGATCATGCTCTGGAAGTTCCCGAGCATGCATGAGCGAGGGTATATTCAAATTCTTTGCCGCGATAAACGGTTCCCACAATACGATGGTATTTACATAAATTAATTTTGCTCGCGTCTCCGAAAAAAAACTCTCAAGTGCTTGAATACAGGATATCTCTGGAGTCCTGTTACTACGCCACCAAACCATGGGCACAAACATAACTTGGCAAGCGAATTGCCTTATCTCGTCAACGTAGGTTGCCGACTTTGCTGACGGGAGAATTACATGCACATCAAACGATGAGGAGAGCATTTCTAACGTATCGAGAAAGCTTCTTTCCGCACCAAATAAATAATCCGAAACCTGATGCCCTACGGCAATAATCTGCGGTCTTTCCTCATGAACAGCCCGCTCTCCTTTCTCAACAATGGGCAGCAACCCTTGATAAATGGCCAAAGCCTCGGACGCTTTCAATTTTGGAAATGCCCTACTTACAGCACTGGTACTCATAAGCGGTCCAGGCTCACGCCCTTCAAAGCGCCCAAATCGCCAATAATGCTCGAACGCATTTTGTTTTGCTTGCGCTACATCGGGATTATTTCGCAAATACCAGCGTTCATCAAAATAAGGAGACATTTTAGCGTTAAGTTTCAGGTTACTGTCCTGTTGTTGCTCATTACCTGTACACATGAACGGAGGAATCGGAAAAGGCCGAACAGCGGGTGTTTGCTCTAAAAACAAATCTGATGACTGGCTGTGCCATCGCTTTGAGCACTTATGATACTCAGCCCGCGGGCCAAAGAAATGAGTGCGTAATGAGGTTTGTGAAGCTTGCGTTAAAGCACCTGAACTCGCTCTGCTGAGACCAAGCGGAATGCCTGGGTGAACATCTTCGATAGCAGCAGTTCCATACACAGCTTGTATCCGCTCCAAATACTCTGTGTCTCCAGCCATTTTTACACAGTCCCAGAAACCCAGCTTCTTAAACACTTCTCTCGTAAACATAAGTGAAGAGACATTGCGCTTAATCCAAGAGTTTTCTGTTCTCCAATTCCATGGCTGCAACTCATTTGTTAATCGAATGTGGTAACTAATAGAAGCTTTCGCATGTCTGCTCTTTTCTATAGCCTTTACTTGCTGAGCTATTTTTTGGGGGTGCGCCCAGTCGTCAGCATCAAGCACTGTAACGTAGCTTCCAGAAGACGCAGCTACCCCTACATTTCGCGCATTGTATGCACCGCTATTATCAGTCTGAGGAATGATTTTTATATTTCTATTTTGGCTCGCAATTGCCTCAACGACACGTAAACTCTCATCTGTTGAAGCGTCATCTACAACAATGATTTCAATCGCCTGCCAAGTTTGCTGCTCTATGCTCGCTATTGCTTGAGCGATCGTATCCTGCGCGTTGAAACATGGGATAATGACTGAAACAAGGCTTTGAGTGCGACGCTGTACCTGCAGCTTAAATCTATCGACGATAGAATTATCGCGGCCCCTTGATGAGAGCCCGTTAAAGCCTCTATCCTCATTAAGTAAAAAACCTGTTAATCCTGCACCTTGATATGTATTTGTCAGCCTAGTAATTACTTCATCACTCACTACAACTTTCTGGTCTGAGCCAGCGGCGATCGCCAACTCAGCAAAGAGTGCATCCCAAACAGAAATTTCACTTGCCTCATTTAGATATTCATAGGCAGAGTCCCACTGCCTGGTCTCAAGCAATATTTGCAAATATAATAACTGCGGAGCGGAAGGCTGAATAAACAGCCAAAATGAATGTTCAGGTTCGGGGAGTTCAGACAAATACTTAGAAGCATACTCCCACTTTCCGAGGCTCCCGTACCATCGAGCCAAAGCCCAACGAGCAAGCCATCGCTCGTAGTTCAATTGACTAGAATTGATAAGTGAACGAAGCTTAAATTCTGCGGCGTCATGCGCATCACTGAACCAAAAGTCTCGTTCATAATCTAGCGCCTGGGAATAGGCCGGTTGACGCCCTTCTGCATGTCCAAATTTGCAAAAATGCTCCCACGGGTCAACGCCCGCAGCATTCACATCCGAGTTTTGTTCAAGATACCACTCGGCATCAAACAAAAATCGAAATGCCTCATACTGCATTCGGGTCGTACTCCACACCTGGCTTTAAATAATCACGCAATGCTCCCCAACTCTTCGACAATTGTCTTTGAACTGCAACTTCTTTGGGGGTTTGCGCATTATTAGCAAAACGGTCATGTAGCTCAGACATCCTTAGAGCTCCGCGACTACCATTATTAAAAGCGACACTACTCAAGGTGCTATAAAGTTTCGTGTCAGGCAATTGCAAAGCACGTACTTCTTCTAGTGAAAGTGAATTAATGAGTCCACTAAACTGGCTTGCAGGGTCAGATGGATAAGCCGAATCAGGTACAGATTCACCTTTCAAATCTTTTTCAGCAAGAGTCATTAGTGAATCAAAATAATCGAGCTTTGCATGTGAGAAAATAAATTTTCGCTTGTGAGGTCCGCCAGGAGAGAAGGTGAATTCACCGAACATTGGCCCCTTTACTGAATCATAGAGATCAATGCGAACCATGGGTGCATCGGTATCTTGTGCTAATTTGAGAGCCCACCAAGCAAGCTCAGCAGCTGCTCTCGGTATTACCGGCACAATGCCGGTTTCCTCTTCCTTATTAAAGTAATAGTCTGGTCCCACTCGCAATGGCCGAAATGCACCGTCTAATATAGCCAAACGAGAGGGAGAGGTATTTCTATCATTCAATGTAATGAAACCAATTCGGTTTCTAAAAACATAAAATTTATAGTCGAATGGAATTTCACCAATCAGCTGAGGCCCTTGAATAAACTCTTCAAGAATCCAAAATTTTTCTTTATGTGAAAATGTACCTGCCACTTTTTTTTGAATATTTCGAATTTGTTGAAGTGACATCGTTTGTAACGACATGTGCTCGAAATAAAGCCCCGGAGCAACCCGTTCAAGCAGCATTACACCGCGAGCAGACCATCCCTTGCCATACTTTAAAACGACCCTTAAACCCAAATCATCATGCGTGAGAGCATCCATATCATGAACAATTTTGTACTGTTCTGCAGCCGTTAACCCTCTCTTTTTAGCATGTTCATTCGCATATAATTTATTCGAAAATTTCTTGCGTAACGGAGTACCACGCTCATGAAATTCAGCCGCAACAAATTTAAGGAATTTAGATTCCGCATCACTGCGATTAAAACCAGGTAATTCCCTTACTTTCAAAGCCATCAATCCGTCTCTCTCTCTACTATTTCTCTGAACACTGCTTCACACTGCTGCACCAACAGGGAGTCACTTACACGCGCCGCCTCTAACCCTGTTAAATATTCGTTCACATCCTTCGTCAGGGGTAAACTATCCACTACATGCTCAAGCAAACGGGTGTCAACCACCCAAATTTTACTCACTGCTACCGTGTCACCGCCATGGGTAAATTGAATGGCTAACTCTTGCATAAGCTTAAATGTGTTGCTACTCACAGGAGCGCCCGTCCAGCCATTAAAATAAGGCCAATGAAATAGCAAAACCGATAGCCCTTGTTCGTGTTTTTCTCGAATTCGTAATAAGACTTCTGCTAAGTTCTTATTCTCATCTGTGAAATTATCGACTACCAGTAAATCAAATTGCTCAGCTCGGCTTCGCGTGTTCCCCAGTGGCACCGGAAACTCTCTGCTACCCTCTATCAAAACGTGGTTCTGCGAATTCTCATGCCACCATCGAGCCGCTTCACGATACATGCGGCGCAATCCGAAATGTATGGTCTTTACATGGGTCATTTTTGTGCGCGTCAGAGACGTGTCATCAGATAACGCAAAAGAAAGCGGAGTATTCTTCAACACGAATAAAATAGAGTCAAAGCCATAGTGTTTTTCTAATCGCCACAGAAATTCACTATCGCCTGCTACATTCACAGTATCCCAATATCCAATTTCGTCTAATACGGAGCGGCGAATGAGGGCAGAAGAATGGTTCTTTTCTAAAAAAGACTCATTTAAGAACCATGACCCCACAAAGTTCAGTTCTCTGGTCACGCGCACCCAGAAACTAACACTTGCCATTTTCTCAGGAGCTAATTCCAAAACCTGAACCATTTTTTCAAGCTTCTGCGGGTGCGACCAATCATCGCTATCGTGAACGGTTACGTACTCTCCGGTAGCAGCTTTCATTCCGCGGTTGCGGGAAGGGTACGCGCCTAAATTCACCTCGTTGCGAAGTAAGCGAACACGGCTATCTCGAGCTTCATAAAGAGTGACTACGGCAGCGGTTTCATCCGTGCTGAAATCGTCGACCACAATCACTTCAATATTGCGCCATGTTTGGTTTAGAATGCTATCTAACGCAATGTGAATTGTAGATTCCGCATTGTAAGCAGGAATCACCACACTAATCTTGGAGGCCTGGGTATCGACTTGGGGTTTTCCTTGCCACAGATACCCAATATTCTCTAGGGTAAGCGGAGCTTCTTCGTTTTGGCAAGTTATGCCTGTCAAGCCGTC
This genomic interval from Idiomarinaceae bacterium HL-53 contains the following:
- a CDS encoding Glycosyltransferase involved in cell wall bisynthesis → MASLDEKALEKRLEQLEKENQTLRKQLDAQKSDSAGLFGRLNRLIRNRSKGKNTSSNNKHAEILRNSVWFDAEWYAETYEDELSQSELSHDPALHYLMYGGFKGFNPSLQFDSNWYFEEYPDVAQAGMNPLIHFILNGEREGRLPKPFDVANPLGNTFVTLEYYREKLWSGYSEQALREIERLATEGRRAVQVRAHWYLARWYYAHGDIETAQNNIQVMIGKNGRATKQMGVGLAKCLTLKGEFDALEEILEDEDWFSPTKRETLFLKANALSEQPERVHERLRYINDVFLMDGLTGITCQNEEAPLTLENIGYLWQGKPQVDTQASKISVVIPAYNAESTIHIALDSILNQTWRNIEVIVVDDFSTDETAAVVTLYEARDSRVRLLRNEVNLGAYPSRNRGMKAATGEYVTVHDSDDWSHPQKLEKMVQVLELAPEKMASVSFWVRVTRELNFVGSWFLNESFLEKNHSSALIRRSVLDEIGYWDTVNVAGDSEFLWRLEKHYGFDSILFVLKNTPLSFALSDDTSLTRTKMTHVKTIHFGLRRMYREAARWWHENSQNHVLIEGSREFPVPLGNTRSRAEQFDLLVVDNFTDENKNLAEVLLRIREKHEQGLSVLLFHWPYFNGWTGAPVSSNTFKLMQELAIQFTHGGDTVAVSKIWVVDTRLLEHVVDSLPLTKDVNEYLTGLEAARVSDSLLVQQCEAVFREIVERETD
- a CDS encoding Glycosyl transferases group 1 — encoded protein: MQYEAFRFLFDAEWYLEQNSDVNAAGVDPWEHFCKFGHAEGRQPAYSQALDYERDFWFSDAHDAAEFKLRSLINSSQLNYERWLARWALARWYGSLGKWEYASKYLSELPEPEHSFWLFIQPSAPQLLYLQILLETRQWDSAYEYLNEASEISVWDALFAELAIAAGSDQKVVVSDEVITRLTNTYQGAGLTGFLLNEDRGFNGLSSRGRDNSIVDRFKLQVQRRTQSLVSVIIPCFNAQDTIAQAIASIEQQTWQAIEIIVVDDASTDESLRVVEAIASQNRNIKIIPQTDNSGAYNARNVGVAASSGSYVTVLDADDWAHPQKIAQQVKAIEKSRHAKASISYHIRLTNELQPWNWRTENSWIKRNVSSLMFTREVFKKLGFWDCVKMAGDTEYLERIQAVYGTAAIEDVHPGIPLGLSRASSGALTQASQTSLRTHFFGPRAEYHKCSKRWHSQSSDLFLEQTPAVRPFPIPPFMCTGNEQQQDSNLKLNAKMSPYFDERWYLRNNPDVAQAKQNAFEHYWRFGRFEGREPGPLMSTSAVSRAFPKLKASEALAIYQGLLPIVEKGERAVHEERPQIIAVGHQVSDYLFGAERSFLDTLEMLSSSFDVHVILPSAKSATYVDEIRQFACQVMFVPMVWWRSNRTPEISCIQALESFFSETRAKLIYVNTIVLWEPFIAAKNLNIPSLMHARELPEHDPELCRALAASPDTIREHIHTNVDFFIANSELVYRYLQGYPEGIVLPNAVPEQLMELPVSELKAPLRVGMVSSNLLKKGIQDFFSIAKAFSENPNIQFHLFGPKTEELTQLLEANSGLGNIAIHGYVDDPKFAFKEIDVLLNLSHFAESFGRTVLEAMAAGRLAICYEWGALSDLISNERGILVKRQDPQAVISALKDVLNAPHLYSPRIIESRNFSNQYAASEMEAKLQRFIKRIIG
- a CDS encoding hypothetical protein (partial gene;~manually curated); translation: MNLQSKYKIPAALLIAPSKEAVVPEFHPLKRARNTVIEDVLALIPNDFPCVYPLDALRASKDRSFRVTDTHWTCHGAKIGAIALCERLGIDIVKLHSLFEDD
- a CDS encoding TupA-like ATPgrasp — encoded protein: MALKVRELPGFNRSDAESKFLKFVAAEFHERGTPLRKKFSNKLYANEHAKKRGLTAAEQYKIVHDMDALTHDDLGLRVVLKYGKGWSARGVMLLERVAPGLYFEHMSLQTMSLQQIRNIQKKVAGTFSHKEKFWILEEFIQGPQLIGEIPFDYKFYVFRNRIGFITLNDRNTSPSRLAILDGAFRPLRVGPDYYFNKEEETGIVPVIPRAAAELAWWALKLAQDTDAPMVRIDLYDSVKGPMFGEFTFSPGGPHKRKFIFSHAKLDYFDSLMTLAEKDLKGESVPDSAYPSDPASQFSGLINSLSLEEVRALQLPDTKLYSTLSSVAFNNGSRGALRMSELHDRFANNAQTPKEVAVQRQLSKSWGALRDYLKPGVEYDPNAV